A genomic region of Terriglobales bacterium contains the following coding sequences:
- a CDS encoding RHS repeat-associated core domain-containing protein, protein MKKAGISVGTIIGAFLLALVVLPLGWGQFPDIPDKGFRPFGSYQLSDIDSVNLATGNLVLHIPIVSYPQRGNVPSLSLSVRYNNPRWAVRFQYGGVQQYTGADIWWARWGDDGAGTEIVRDNAYSMADYQYNIYVIDPFVGAAVLHAVDSMGAHHVLENTAGDPNVGFGSAMESIDGTGLRAEGTNSLSPTIIDGNGVRHMIPSIHYVDHPFPPDNAGNEDQWAYQIATDNSFGESTEDANGNKITALPGQGWTDTMGRFIPAPNQSRTGCETLNFPGPNGGASPITFCYGGVTVRSSFGLTNVADDNFHNFGYALLQLISSITLANGTSWQFHYNNFGFLTSITLPSGGTISYTWNVSSQCAAWLQMMRNRGGGNEWSGDSEVCDFTITNRTFDAHDGSAPQTWTYSPGPNNIGFQTVTVTDPKGDDSVHTFAWAFDNAPYEIKTQYYNGPQSNNQLVKTIDTEYPAGYLPQPNQPYQPPGCGSYDGMADNLGRGPVINPISKTTTWAANNQVSKTTFTYDSGATVLVTTNGYNQTNTCPLTYGKVIQESEYDYGSGAPGPLLRTTNTQYQAFHDSNYLAKNLLNLPYSVQITDGSGNQVAYSYNEYDQTGLQPSGVSTQFDTNPPGAPYRGNLTTAHRWLNTTGTYLNTTSSYYDTGMPYQATDAKNNTTTLSYDLAFAGAYVTKMQMPTTASNGVQHIIQASYDFNTGLKTSSTDQNQQTTNYTYDTMGRVKSVTGPPDPNNGGQSSQTIYNYYDLPAVSLPEVEVQQNIDGRQTDSLTLFDGAGRATRTATKNDEDPNNPYEQVDTCFDGMGQKYFTSYPYRSTGFNATKACSNSQRPGDTFTLDAVGRVTQITNADGSVMSTDYSQFPTVTVADQAGNQQRNRTNALGHLLEVDEPGGSPASAASGSLTINGTLQSFAAGPQQATSGHVELTFSGQLQSKSSCSPSGQPCSDSGSISITVAGVTKSVNYPYPGYTGTDSGGSIQALANAFHTDTTSPVDAIYYGADESGNIVMDLIARAKGAATNYPLSTSVASNDSRDFPSPSFQVSVGSHLIGGQDATGPATSGHASLSFSGALLSKASCSSSGGQPCADSGSIGTTVTTSAGRFSKSVPYSSSTGNNSSQAVQALANAFHLDANSPVDAFFTSDESGNYIMNLTARATGAATNYQLSTSIVSNDPTDFLSPSFQVSAPSLLAGGKDATNSGTVFDSGVVYATVRGGFTVSAPFGQGSNSTAAMVATALANGLNATDSPVTATASGSTIALNYKTPGAAGNTFVGVMSSSYDPSNPSFTSLGVILSGGVDLQLPSLSTPAVTLYSYDTLDNLVGVQQQGNSPDSSQWRQRSYLYDSLSRLRTAISPESGTINYGYDANGNVISKVSSAPNQTSAGSITYSYAYDELNRLLARSSTGQPAETYTYDVSTVMATSVHNPIGRPVMATSSTSAGTVTTIYSYDVMGRTEFETEYPNRSNGSLFRRFSYAYNLDGSLKSITYPSGRVISYAYNITRRPFSVVDNNGTSFAANAHYTPWGALSSVVNGSMTTTNSYNLRMQPVFLSASSPSQTILNLGYDFNSCNGNGGNNGNVCQSNNNKIGQSARSQSFQYDALNRLLAAISTNWSQNYAYDNWANLLQKNVAGGDTPLNVKVNSKNQVTNWCYDAAGNVVGPNPCSSYANGVFAAIYDGENRMTQATVGNVTTSYDYDADGRRVKKSGGVNTLYWYGSDGKVLEETDLSGTLQNEYIFFGGKRVARYSVANGYSYFFSDHLGSASVVTDALGNTKEESDYYPYGGERVVTDLGIGNNYKFTGKERDPETGLDYFGARYYGSAIGRFTTTDPMAASAGIQNPQTLNRYTYALNNPVRMIDPTGKYSVDVHLYLTDVLAQAAGYSRRQAHQIAEADENIDVNPKTNPLNPFNFGARRDWHFTSQARRDELWGKFEESRNLTDLGSFFHPEQDSYSHKGFGWFFGHLFAGHEPDITKNDPEKADNMAKDTLDKLHSAQCQCSSEDNGLWNAIAADVDKFNKDQWDDKDTKKQEQKLKDLQNIQADTWFYRNRDNLHDGLPEDKPPQN, encoded by the coding sequence ATGAAAAAGGCTGGCATATCGGTTGGAACGATCATAGGCGCATTCTTATTGGCTTTGGTTGTACTTCCCTTGGGTTGGGGACAGTTTCCGGATATCCCCGATAAAGGCTTTCGGCCGTTTGGCTCCTACCAACTATCCGACATTGACTCGGTGAACCTGGCCACCGGCAACCTGGTGTTGCATATTCCTATTGTCTCGTATCCGCAGCGGGGAAATGTGCCTTCGTTGTCGTTATCTGTGCGTTACAACAATCCGCGCTGGGCGGTAAGGTTCCAGTACGGCGGCGTGCAGCAATATACCGGAGCGGATATTTGGTGGGCCAGGTGGGGCGATGACGGCGCGGGGACTGAGATCGTGCGCGACAATGCTTATTCCATGGCGGACTATCAATACAACATATACGTTATCGATCCTTTTGTTGGAGCGGCTGTGCTCCACGCCGTGGATAGCATGGGCGCTCACCATGTGCTGGAGAACACCGCCGGCGACCCCAACGTGGGCTTCGGCAGCGCCATGGAATCCATCGACGGCACCGGCCTCAGGGCGGAAGGTACTAACTCTCTCAGCCCGACCATCATCGACGGAAACGGCGTCCGGCATATGATTCCCAGCATCCACTATGTGGATCATCCTTTTCCTCCCGACAACGCGGGCAATGAAGATCAATGGGCCTACCAGATTGCGACCGATAACAGTTTCGGGGAGAGCACGGAGGATGCGAACGGAAACAAAATCACAGCCCTTCCGGGGCAGGGGTGGACGGATACGATGGGCCGGTTTATTCCTGCGCCCAACCAATCGAGAACAGGCTGCGAGACTTTAAATTTTCCTGGACCCAATGGCGGGGCGTCCCCAATTACATTTTGCTACGGCGGAGTCACCGTTCGATCCAGTTTTGGGTTAACCAATGTAGCTGACGACAATTTCCATAACTTTGGCTATGCGCTCTTGCAACTCATCTCAAGCATAACGCTTGCCAACGGCACAAGCTGGCAATTTCACTACAACAATTTTGGCTTTCTCACCTCCATCACCCTGCCCAGCGGCGGCACCATTTCATATACCTGGAACGTTTCTTCGCAGTGTGCCGCGTGGCTTCAGATGATGCGAAATCGTGGGGGCGGCAATGAGTGGTCAGGCGATTCGGAGGTTTGCGATTTTACAATCACCAACCGCACCTTTGATGCCCACGACGGCAGCGCGCCCCAAACCTGGACGTATTCTCCCGGACCGAACAACATCGGTTTCCAAACGGTAACAGTTACTGATCCCAAAGGCGACGACAGCGTTCATACCTTCGCCTGGGCATTTGACAATGCACCTTATGAGATCAAGACGCAGTACTACAACGGCCCGCAGAGCAACAACCAACTGGTAAAGACCATAGACACAGAGTATCCGGCCGGCTATCTCCCCCAACCCAACCAACCCTATCAACCGCCGGGGTGCGGCTCATACGATGGGATGGCCGATAACCTTGGGCGTGGGCCGGTGATCAACCCCATTTCAAAGACGACAACCTGGGCAGCCAACAATCAGGTGAGCAAGACTACCTTCACTTATGATTCGGGCGCTACAGTACTGGTGACAACGAATGGTTATAACCAGACTAATACCTGCCCCCTGACCTATGGCAAGGTAATCCAGGAGTCGGAATACGACTACGGCTCAGGCGCACCCGGCCCACTGCTGCGCACCACCAACACGCAATACCAGGCCTTCCATGACAGCAACTACCTGGCGAAGAACCTGCTCAATCTGCCGTATTCGGTGCAGATAACCGATGGCAGTGGCAACCAGGTGGCCTACAGCTATAACGAATATGACCAGACCGGCCTGCAACCATCAGGGGTTAGCACGCAATTTGACACGAATCCGCCGGGCGCGCCCTATCGTGGCAACCTGACCACGGCGCATCGCTGGCTGAACACCACAGGCACATATCTCAATACAACCAGTTCTTATTACGACACCGGCATGCCCTACCAGGCAACCGACGCCAAAAACAATACCACCACGCTTTCCTATGACCTGGCCTTTGCCGGGGCCTACGTCACGAAGATGCAGATGCCCACCACCGCCAGCAACGGGGTTCAGCACATCATTCAGGCGTCCTATGACTTCAACACTGGCCTGAAGACGAGTTCCACCGACCAAAACCAACAGACTACCAACTACACTTACGACACGATGGGGCGTGTGAAGAGTGTCACTGGGCCGCCAGATCCGAATAACGGCGGGCAGAGCAGTCAGACGATCTACAACTATTACGACCTTCCTGCTGTCTCTTTGCCGGAAGTTGAAGTGCAGCAGAACATTGATGGGCGCCAAACTGATTCCTTGACTTTGTTCGACGGAGCGGGCCGAGCCACTCGCACGGCGACGAAGAACGATGAAGACCCTAACAATCCTTATGAGCAGGTAGATACCTGCTTTGACGGAATGGGACAGAAGTACTTCACAAGCTATCCCTACCGCTCCACAGGATTTAATGCGACCAAGGCTTGCAGCAATTCGCAGCGACCAGGCGATACATTTACCTTGGATGCCGTTGGCCGTGTGACCCAGATCACCAATGCCGATGGCAGCGTGATGAGCACCGACTATTCGCAGTTCCCAACAGTAACCGTCGCCGATCAGGCCGGAAACCAGCAACGTAACCGGACAAACGCGTTAGGCCACCTTCTCGAGGTGGATGAGCCGGGAGGCTCACCTGCTTCTGCAGCCAGTGGTTCGTTGACCATCAACGGAACGCTCCAGAGCTTTGCCGCGGGCCCGCAGCAGGCGACCAGTGGCCACGTAGAGCTGACTTTTAGTGGCCAGCTACAGTCAAAGTCAAGTTGTTCACCCTCTGGACAGCCTTGTAGCGACAGCGGTTCCATCAGCATTACCGTGGCCGGGGTCACCAAGAGCGTTAACTACCCCTATCCTGGTTATACGGGGACTGATTCGGGTGGAAGCATCCAGGCACTGGCGAACGCATTTCATACTGATACGACATCACCAGTAGACGCGATTTACTATGGCGCCGACGAGTCTGGCAATATCGTCATGGATTTGATTGCCAGGGCAAAGGGCGCGGCAACGAATTACCCACTCTCCACCTCCGTCGCCTCCAATGATTCGAGGGATTTCCCCTCGCCTTCATTTCAGGTGAGCGTAGGTTCGCACTTGATCGGCGGTCAGGATGCTACTGGTCCCGCCACCAGCGGGCACGCAAGTTTGAGTTTTAGTGGCGCCCTGCTCTCCAAGGCAAGCTGTTCCTCTTCTGGTGGACAACCTTGTGCCGACAGCGGTTCGATCGGCACGACTGTGACGACATCGGCCGGCCGTTTCAGCAAGAGCGTGCCCTACAGCTCCTCAACCGGCAACAATTCCAGCCAGGCGGTACAGGCATTGGCGAATGCATTTCATCTGGATGCCAATTCTCCGGTAGATGCGTTCTTCACCAGCGATGAATCAGGCAACTACATCATGAACCTTACCGCCCGGGCAACAGGCGCGGCCACGAACTACCAGCTCTCCACTTCCATTGTGTCCAATGATCCAACGGACTTTCTTTCGCCTTCATTCCAGGTCAGTGCCCCTTCGTTATTGGCTGGCGGTAAGGATGCTACCAACAGTGGCACGGTTTTTGATTCTGGAGTGGTTTATGCGACCGTCCGCGGCGGCTTTACCGTGAGCGCTCCTTTCGGGCAAGGCAGCAACAGCACGGCGGCAATGGTAGCAACGGCGCTGGCGAACGGCTTGAATGCCACCGATTCGCCGGTTACCGCTACAGCTTCGGGCTCCACCATTGCGCTGAACTATAAGACCCCTGGGGCAGCCGGCAACACTTTCGTGGGTGTTATGTCCAGCTCCTATGATCCGAGCAATCCGTCTTTCACAAGCCTCGGCGTAATACTGAGCGGCGGGGTAGATCTGCAACTGCCCTCGCTCTCCACCCCGGCGGTTACCCTGTACTCCTATGACACACTGGATAACCTTGTCGGCGTGCAACAGCAAGGCAACAGCCCTGATTCCTCGCAGTGGCGCCAGCGCAGCTACCTGTACGATTCGCTCAGCCGGCTGCGGACAGCTATAAGTCCGGAATCGGGAACCATCAATTATGGGTACGACGCCAACGGGAACGTAATTTCAAAAGTCTCATCTGCACCCAACCAGACCAGTGCGGGCAGCATTACGTACAGCTACGCGTACGACGAGCTAAACCGGCTGCTCGCACGCTCTTCTACTGGCCAGCCGGCTGAGACCTATACGTATGACGTAAGTACGGTAATGGCCACGAGTGTACACAACCCCATCGGGCGGCCGGTAATGGCCACTTCGAGCACATCGGCCGGCACTGTGACCACGATTTACAGCTACGATGTGATGGGACGCACAGAGTTCGAGACCGAGTATCCCAATCGCAGCAACGGCTCGCTATTCAGGAGGTTCAGCTATGCCTACAACCTGGATGGCTCGCTGAAGTCCATTACCTACCCCAGTGGGCGGGTAATCAGCTATGCCTACAACATTACGCGGCGGCCCTTCTCTGTGGTGGATAACAATGGCACCAGCTTTGCCGCCAACGCACACTACACTCCTTGGGGTGCGCTAAGCAGTGTAGTAAACGGCAGCATGACCACTACCAACAGCTACAACCTGCGCATGCAGCCGGTATTTCTCTCCGCCTCCTCCCCCAGCCAGACGATATTGAACCTGGGCTATGACTTTAATTCGTGCAATGGCAACGGCGGCAACAATGGTAATGTGTGCCAGTCGAATAACAACAAAATTGGCCAAAGCGCCCGCTCGCAGAGCTTCCAGTATGACGCCCTGAACCGGCTGCTCGCAGCGATTTCGACCAATTGGAGCCAGAACTACGCCTATGACAACTGGGCGAACCTGCTGCAGAAGAACGTTGCCGGTGGGGATACGCCTCTGAATGTAAAAGTGAACAGCAAAAACCAGGTGACCAACTGGTGCTATGACGCGGCGGGAAACGTGGTGGGCCCCAATCCCTGTTCATCCTATGCCAATGGTGTTTTCGCCGCCATTTACGATGGCGAGAACCGCATGACGCAGGCTACGGTGGGTAACGTCACAACTTCTTATGACTACGACGCCGACGGACGGCGGGTAAAGAAATCTGGCGGTGTAAATACACTCTACTGGTACGGGTCAGACGGGAAGGTGCTGGAAGAGACCGACCTCAGCGGCACTCTGCAGAATGAGTACATTTTCTTCGGTGGCAAACGCGTTGCCCGCTACAGCGTGGCAAACGGGTATTCATACTTCTTCTCCGACCATCTGGGCTCAGCGAGTGTAGTGACAGATGCCTTGGGGAATACGAAAGAAGAATCGGACTATTATCCCTATGGAGGCGAACGCGTCGTCACTGATTTGGGCATCGGCAATAACTACAAGTTCACCGGCAAGGAACGGGATCCGGAAACTGGACTTGATTACTTTGGAGCGCGCTACTATGGATCGGCGATTGGCAGGTTCACAACCACCGACCCCATGGCGGCAAGTGCTGGTATACAGAATCCACAAACCTTAAATCGCTACACCTATGCATTGAACAATCCCGTGCGGATGATAGATCCAACCGGCAAGTATTCCGTGGACGTGCACCTGTATTTGACCGACGTTCTTGCTCAAGCCGCCGGTTATAGCCGCCGTCAAGCACACCAGATCGCGGAAGCCGACGAAAATATCGACGTCAATCCAAAAACAAATCCCCTCAATCCTTTTAATTTTGGGGCGCGCCGGGACTGGCACTTCACCAGCCAGGCGAGACGGGATGAGCTATGGGGGAAATTTGAGGA